A genomic region of Lysinibacillus sp. 2017 contains the following coding sequences:
- a CDS encoding AbrB/MazE/SpoVT family DNA-binding domain-containing protein, whose amino-acid sequence MKSTGIVRKVDELGRVVIPIELRRTLGIAEKDALEIYVDDDKIILKKYMPNMTCAVTGEVSDDNMRLVGGKLILSPEGAETLMKEIQASLKK is encoded by the coding sequence ATGAAATCAACAGGTATCGTACGTAAAGTCGATGAATTAGGACGTGTAGTAATTCCAATCGAATTACGCCGTACATTAGGAATTGCAGAAAAAGACGCTTTAGAAATTTATGTAGATGACGACAAAATCATCTTAAAAAAATACATGCCTAATATGACATGTGCTGTAACTGGTGAAGTTTCTGACGATAACATGCGTTTAGTAGGCGGTAAATTAATTTTATCTCCTGAAGGTGCAGAAACATTAATGAAAGAAATCCAAGCAAGCTTAAAAAAATAA
- a CDS encoding aminotransferase class I/II-fold pyridoxal phosphate-dependent enzyme, translating to MKNDRPIVQALKKFIANEPQSLHVPGHKNGLLSNLPNEIKRALIYDVTELTGLDDFHHPEEAILQAEQLLAEVYEANRSFFLVNGSTVGNLAMVYATCKQGDTVLVQRNAHKSIFHALELVGVNPVYLAPKWHEESKTAGCVEKETLQEAIKRFPHVKAVIFTYPTYYGITVKDLEEQIELCHSLGIPVLVDEAHGAHLIASEQLPKSSLQLGADVVVQSAHKTLPAMTMASFLHMKSTLVSEEKVNHYLRMLQSSSPSYLLLASLDDARSYVENYTESDFVYLMGKRKQFIESLQTLTELQIIEVDDALKLLVRAPGYTGFELKDALEKMHVYVELADVQQVLLILPLLKHGENYSFADLRIRMKEAVIYLKNAPGILQDITANFEMTNISQPQLSFAEIEQAKKEWIPYMRAIGRVAASMIIPYPPGIPLFVPGEKITVAKLSQLEELLAIGATFQGEHRLQEKCIYVIK from the coding sequence ATGAAAAATGATAGACCAATCGTTCAAGCATTAAAAAAATTTATCGCAAATGAACCGCAATCACTTCATGTGCCTGGACATAAAAATGGTTTACTTTCGAATTTACCGAATGAAATAAAACGTGCGTTAATTTATGATGTCACAGAATTAACAGGTCTGGATGATTTTCACCATCCTGAAGAAGCAATTTTACAAGCAGAACAATTGCTAGCTGAAGTGTACGAAGCCAATCGAAGCTTCTTTTTAGTAAATGGTTCTACGGTTGGAAATCTAGCTATGGTTTATGCAACATGTAAGCAAGGGGACACAGTACTTGTACAGCGCAATGCACATAAGTCGATTTTTCATGCATTAGAACTTGTTGGAGTGAATCCCGTGTATTTAGCCCCGAAATGGCACGAAGAGAGTAAGACGGCAGGCTGTGTTGAAAAGGAGACGTTGCAAGAGGCCATTAAGCGTTTTCCACATGTAAAGGCAGTCATTTTTACATATCCAACTTATTATGGTATTACAGTAAAGGATTTAGAAGAGCAGATTGAATTATGCCATTCATTAGGTATTCCCGTACTTGTTGATGAAGCACACGGCGCTCATTTAATCGCAAGCGAGCAATTGCCGAAATCTTCCTTGCAGCTTGGGGCTGATGTTGTTGTCCAATCTGCACATAAAACATTACCTGCAATGACAATGGCTTCTTTTCTACATATGAAATCGACGCTTGTAAGTGAGGAAAAAGTGAATCATTATTTGCGTATGCTTCAATCTAGTAGCCCATCATATTTATTATTAGCTTCATTAGATGATGCGAGATCTTATGTGGAAAATTATACGGAGAGTGATTTCGTTTATTTAATGGGAAAAAGAAAGCAGTTCATTGAATCACTACAAACTTTAACGGAACTTCAAATCATTGAGGTGGATGATGCGTTAAAATTATTAGTACGTGCACCAGGGTATACAGGATTTGAATTAAAGGATGCGTTAGAGAAAATGCATGTTTATGTTGAATTAGCTGATGTGCAGCAAGTGTTGCTGATTTTGCCGCTATTAAAACATGGCGAAAATTATTCGTTTGCCGATTTACGTATTCGTATGAAAGAAGCCGTCATTTATTTAAAAAATGCACCAGGTATATTACAAGATATAACGGCTAATTTTGAGATGACGAATATTTCACAACCACAATTAAGCTTTGCAGAAATTGAACAAGCTAAAAAGGAATGGATTCCGTACATGCGTGCGATTGGGCGTGTTGCTGCATCAATGATTATTCCATATCCACCAGGGATTCCATTATTTGTGCCAGGTGAAAAAATTACGGTAGCAAAACTAAGTCAATTAGAAGAGTTATTAGCAATAGGTGCAACGTTTCAGGGGGAGCATCGTTTACAAGAAAAATGTATTTATGTCATAAAATAA
- a CDS encoding YaaR family protein: protein MKINQDLRMNLNTNRNDLRTNNQGGNRFGEMVVKQGSKMQTEQLTRLLGDISTAGDRVARSRNLRELARFKMLVKRFLQEAVDYGLETKQSHTWNRFGEGRRLKIVETIDERLVELAEDILNEERESIDLLAKIGEIKGLLINLYM from the coding sequence ATGAAAATTAATCAAGACTTACGTATGAATTTAAATACGAACCGCAATGATTTGCGTACAAATAATCAGGGTGGCAATCGTTTTGGTGAAATGGTCGTAAAACAAGGCTCTAAAATGCAAACCGAGCAACTAACAAGATTATTAGGTGATATTTCAACAGCGGGGGATCGTGTGGCACGTTCTCGAAATTTACGAGAGCTAGCACGCTTTAAAATGCTTGTAAAACGATTTTTACAAGAAGCGGTAGATTACGGTTTAGAAACGAAGCAATCGCATACTTGGAATCGTTTTGGAGAAGGTCGACGCTTGAAAATTGTTGAAACAATTGATGAACGCCTTGTTGAGTTGGCAGAAGATATTTTAAATGAAGAAAGAGAGTCTATTGATCTATTAGCGAAAATTGGGGAGATTAAAGGACTTTTAATTAATCTATATATGTAA
- a CDS encoding GIY-YIG nuclease family protein, translated as MEKENNHFFYVLECSDASFYAGYTNNLEKRVATHNAGKGAKYTKARGPVKCIYYETFETKQQAMSAEYAFKQLTRTKKIAYMRRAKGEITEK; from the coding sequence ATGGAGAAGGAAAATAATCACTTTTTCTATGTATTAGAATGTAGCGATGCTTCTTTTTACGCAGGTTATACGAATAATTTAGAAAAGCGTGTAGCCACACATAATGCAGGGAAAGGTGCAAAGTATACGAAAGCGCGCGGTCCTGTGAAATGCATTTACTACGAAACATTTGAAACAAAGCAACAAGCAATGTCGGCAGAATATGCCTTTAAGCAATTAACAAGAACAAAAAAGATCGCATATATGAGGAGGGCGAAAGGTGAAATCACAGAAAAGTAG
- the rsmI gene encoding 16S rRNA (cytidine(1402)-2'-O)-methyltransferase, which translates to MKSQKSSQHEQGSCLYLVATPIGNLEDMTMRALRILKEVDIIAAEDTRNTKKLCNYFDIQTPLISYHEHNLEVGGEKLLSFLREGKSVALVSDAGLPCISDPGADIAVKAIAEDFAVVPIPGANAALTALIASGLTPQPFYFFGFLNRNKKDRREQLEKLAKRQETLVFYEAPHRLKDTLKDLELVLGNRRVTLARELTKKFEEFLRGTIEEAINWTTESEIRGEFCIVLEGNTSGEPEVEEDIYWTDMTLEQHVDYIIEENQISSKEAIKEVATLRNLPKRDVYQAYHQ; encoded by the coding sequence GTGAAATCACAGAAAAGTAGCCAGCACGAACAAGGAAGTTGCCTTTACTTGGTGGCAACCCCAATCGGCAATTTAGAAGATATGACGATGCGCGCATTGCGTATTTTAAAAGAGGTAGACATTATTGCAGCAGAGGATACGCGCAATACAAAAAAATTATGTAATTACTTCGATATTCAAACACCATTAATAAGCTATCATGAACATAATCTTGAAGTAGGTGGCGAGAAATTACTTAGCTTTTTACGTGAGGGAAAATCGGTTGCACTTGTAAGTGATGCAGGACTTCCGTGTATTTCAGATCCTGGTGCAGATATTGCCGTAAAAGCCATCGCAGAAGACTTTGCTGTTGTACCAATTCCAGGAGCTAATGCAGCGCTAACGGCACTGATTGCATCTGGCCTAACACCACAGCCGTTCTATTTCTTCGGCTTTTTAAATCGAAATAAAAAAGATCGCCGTGAGCAATTAGAGAAATTAGCAAAGCGTCAGGAAACACTTGTATTCTATGAAGCACCACATCGCTTAAAAGATACGTTAAAAGATTTAGAATTAGTTTTAGGAAATCGTCGAGTTACACTTGCACGTGAATTAACAAAGAAATTTGAAGAATTTCTTCGCGGTACGATTGAGGAAGCCATCAATTGGACAACTGAAAGTGAAATTCGTGGGGAATTTTGTATTGTGTTAGAAGGCAATACTTCAGGTGAACCGGAAGTAGAGGAAGATATCTATTGGACGGATATGACTTTAGAACAGCATGTCGACTATATAATAGAAGAAAACCAAATTTCCTCGAAAGAAGCCATTAAAGAAGTCGCGACATTGCGCAATTTACCGAAAAGAGATGTGTATCAAGCGTATCATCAATAA
- a CDS encoding pro-sigmaK processing inhibitor BofA family protein codes for MGCLVLLFLLLSKKKYFGKVLEYLALFWFKIAVSIVVLFVGNIILNSYGISIPINVFSILTLSLLGIPGALCISFLVIMK; via the coding sequence ATGGGTTGTTTAGTTCTCTTATTTCTTCTTTTATCGAAAAAGAAATATTTCGGGAAGGTATTAGAATATTTAGCGTTGTTTTGGTTCAAAATAGCGGTATCCATAGTTGTTTTGTTCGTAGGGAATATTATTTTAAATTCGTATGGCATTTCTATACCGATTAATGTGTTTTCAATACTAACATTATCGCTATTAGGTATACCAGGAGCACTTTGCATAAGTTTTTTAGTAATAATGAAATAA
- a CDS encoding stage 0 sporulation family protein: MYNVVGVRFKKAGKIYYFDPAAYILEVGEYVIVETARGIEYGKVVVPMRQVGENDVVLPLKQVVRPADDRDRIQVEENSIESQHAFELANTKIVEHELEMKLVDVEYTFDRNKIIFYFTAEGRVDFRELVKDLASVFRTRIELRQIGVRDEAKLLGGIGPCGRMLCCSTFLGDFEPVSIKMAKDQNLSLNPTKISGLCGRLMCCLKYENEDYELAKEGMPDIGDMARTPEGEGKVVGLNVLERIIQVYLAQQERMVEYTLDELLQCEKNLI, translated from the coding sequence TTGTATAATGTAGTCGGAGTTCGCTTTAAAAAAGCGGGTAAAATATATTATTTTGATCCAGCGGCATATATTTTAGAAGTTGGAGAATATGTCATCGTAGAAACTGCACGTGGTATTGAATATGGCAAAGTGGTTGTCCCAATGCGTCAAGTTGGGGAAAATGACGTCGTTTTACCGTTAAAGCAAGTAGTGCGACCTGCTGATGATCGTGATCGTATACAAGTAGAAGAAAATTCGATTGAGTCACAGCACGCATTTGAGTTAGCAAATACGAAAATAGTAGAGCATGAACTTGAAATGAAGCTGGTTGATGTAGAATATACATTTGATCGCAATAAAATTATTTTCTATTTTACAGCAGAAGGACGCGTCGACTTCCGAGAGCTTGTAAAAGATTTAGCAAGTGTGTTTCGTACACGTATCGAACTTCGTCAAATTGGTGTGCGTGACGAAGCAAAATTACTTGGTGGTATCGGTCCATGCGGAAGAATGTTATGCTGTTCGACATTTTTAGGAGATTTTGAGCCCGTGTCGATTAAAATGGCAAAGGATCAAAATTTATCACTAAATCCAACAAAAATTTCAGGGTTATGCGGCCGTTTGATGTGCTGCTTAAAATATGAAAATGAAGATTATGAACTCGCAAAAGAAGGAATGCCAGATATCGGTGATATGGCAAGAACTCCTGAAGGCGAAGGTAAAGTAGTCGGATTAAATGTGTTAGAACGAATTATTCAAGTATATTTAGCGCAGCAAGAGCGTATGGTTGAGTATACATTGGACGAATTGTTACAATGTGAGAAAAATCTTATATAG
- the yabA gene encoding DNA replication initiation control protein YabA, translating to MKDRNFLDTVMEFEQQLESMQQQFNALKQFVAHMMEEHQTLQTENLHLRTRLEELLAQEANANQQTEELKKEVIDIGEGYDNLARLYNEGFHVCHVHFGGSRKGEDCLFCLSFLNKQNG from the coding sequence GTGAAGGACCGTAATTTTTTAGATACTGTTATGGAGTTCGAACAACAGCTTGAATCAATGCAGCAACAATTTAATGCACTTAAACAATTTGTTGCTCATATGATGGAGGAGCATCAGACGCTTCAAACGGAAAACCTTCACCTTCGAACTCGTTTAGAAGAGTTATTGGCTCAGGAAGCGAATGCGAATCAACAAACGGAAGAGCTCAAAAAAGAAGTGATTGATATTGGCGAAGGCTATGATAATTTAGCACGTCTTTATAATGAAGGCTTCCATGTATGTCATGTACATTTTGGTGGCTCACGTAAAGGTGAAGATTGTTTGTTCTGTCTATCATTTTTAAATAAACAAAATGGTTAA
- a CDS encoding tRNA1(Val) (adenine(37)-N6)-methyltransferase: MEQWLKDDERLDYLLAEDLRIIQSPSVFSFSLDAVLLARFVRIPKSKGHIIDLCSGNGVIPLFLSARTKAKITGVELQPRLHDMATRSIQYNKLEQQIDMQLGDVKEAPSMLGIEKYDAVTCNPPYFLAHELSDKNTSEHYAIARHELYLTLEEAVESASRLVKQGGKVAFVHRPGRLLDIVTAMRANRLEPKRIQFVYPKRGKEANTLLIEAIKDGKPDLKVLPPLYVYEDNNEYTPEVRALLYGEGK, from the coding sequence GTGGAACAATGGTTAAAAGACGATGAACGATTAGATTATTTATTGGCAGAAGATTTACGAATTATTCAAAGCCCTTCCGTCTTCTCGTTTTCATTAGATGCGGTGTTATTAGCGCGTTTTGTACGAATTCCCAAAAGCAAAGGGCATATTATTGACCTTTGTTCAGGTAATGGAGTCATTCCATTATTTTTAAGTGCACGAACAAAGGCAAAAATTACAGGAGTCGAGCTACAACCACGCCTACATGATATGGCAACACGCAGTATTCAATATAATAAGTTAGAGCAGCAAATTGATATGCAGCTAGGTGATGTGAAAGAGGCACCGTCTATGTTAGGTATTGAAAAATATGATGCGGTAACATGTAACCCTCCATACTTTTTAGCACATGAACTAAGCGATAAAAATACGAGCGAGCATTATGCGATTGCCCGTCATGAACTGTATTTAACATTAGAAGAAGCGGTGGAGTCAGCAAGTCGATTAGTAAAGCAAGGCGGAAAGGTAGCGTTCGTTCATCGTCCAGGTAGACTACTGGATATCGTAACGGCGATGCGCGCGAACCGATTAGAGCCGAAACGCATTCAATTTGTGTACCCGAAACGTGGCAAAGAAGCAAACACATTATTAATCGAAGCTATAAAGGATGGGAAGCCAGATTTAAAAGTTTTACCACCTTTATATGTGTATGAAGATAATAATGAATATACGCCAGAAGTGAGGGCGCTATTATATGGAGAAGGAAAATAA
- a CDS encoding YaaL family protein: protein MLFSRKGKLKKEFDERLVSSIKGTKETLLSAKVIEELMDDYSLEVIAERKRTESIHFYLYKEARIRRVIIK, encoded by the coding sequence ATGCTATTTTCTCGTAAAGGGAAATTAAAAAAAGAATTCGATGAACGATTAGTTTCTTCTATTAAAGGAACAAAAGAAACATTGCTAAGCGCGAAAGTCATCGAGGAGTTAATGGATGATTATAGTTTAGAAGTAATTGCAGAGCGAAAAAGAACAGAAAGCATTCATTTTTATCTATATAAAGAAGCACGTATCCGTCGTGTAATAATTAAATAA
- the tmk gene encoding dTMP kinase, with translation MNRNLFITFEGGEGAGKTSVLKAIGERLKEEQVNALLTREPGGIDIAEKIRAVILNPAHTKMHERTEALLYAAARAQHFYEKIIPALQEGKHVLCDRFIDSSLAYQGYAREIGVDDVLAINQFAIGQRLPDMTIFFDLAPEKGLARIQATRADEINRLDIEGIAFHQKVYEGYQVAMNRYPDRFKVVNADQPLEQVIEDVWEILNPILG, from the coding sequence ATGAATAGGAATTTATTTATAACATTTGAAGGCGGAGAAGGTGCGGGCAAAACATCGGTGCTAAAGGCAATCGGAGAGCGATTAAAAGAAGAACAAGTAAATGCTCTTTTAACACGTGAACCAGGCGGCATTGACATCGCAGAAAAAATTCGTGCAGTCATCTTAAATCCAGCACATACAAAAATGCACGAACGCACAGAAGCACTACTTTATGCGGCAGCAAGAGCACAGCATTTTTATGAAAAAATAATTCCTGCACTACAAGAAGGAAAGCATGTATTATGTGACCGTTTTATCGATTCATCATTAGCATATCAAGGGTATGCGCGTGAAATTGGTGTGGATGATGTATTAGCTATTAATCAGTTTGCGATTGGACAGCGACTACCAGATATGACGATTTTCTTTGATCTAGCACCTGAAAAAGGATTAGCGCGTATTCAGGCGACACGTGCAGATGAAATTAATCGTTTGGACATAGAAGGAATTGCGTTCCATCAAAAAGTATATGAAGGCTACCAAGTGGCAATGAACCGATATCCAGACCGTTTTAAAGTAGTGAATGCCGATCAGCCGCTTGAACAAGTCATTGAGGATGTATGGGAGATTTTAAATCCAATATTAGGGTAA
- a CDS encoding cyclic-di-AMP receptor, whose amino-acid sequence MKLVVAVVQDQDSNRLSNALTKNNYRATKLASTGGFLRSGNTTFLIGTDDSLIPRLLDIIRENCRSREQMVAPVSPMGGNADSYIPYPVEVEVGGAIVFVLPIEQFHHF is encoded by the coding sequence ATGAAGTTAGTAGTAGCAGTTGTACAAGATCAAGATAGCAACAGATTGTCAAATGCGTTAACGAAAAACAACTATCGTGCGACAAAATTAGCGAGTACAGGTGGTTTTTTACGATCTGGAAATACGACATTTTTAATCGGTACAGATGATTCGCTAATTCCAAGATTATTGGATATAATTCGTGAAAACTGTCGATCACGTGAGCAAATGGTTGCGCCTGTTTCGCCAATGGGTGGCAATGCAGATTCTTATATTCCGTACCCTGTGGAAGTTGAAGTTGGAGGAGCAATTGTATTTGTTTTACCAATCGAACAATTCCACCATTTTTAG
- the holB gene encoding DNA polymerase III subunit delta' has translation MGRTVEELTKLQPVVMKQLQTIVEKNRLAHAYIFEGEKGTGKRDVVSFFMKLLLCENLSKNVPCETCRNCRRIDSGNHPNIKQVEPDGQFIKIDQVRDLMGEMKMTGVEEGKKIYVLHHADRLNAASANMLLKFLEEPDGEVVAILVTEQIQAILPTIRSRCQHIKFSKAPREALVEALIEQGVTNSMAATVSMVTNDLDTAFARVNDEQFVQARKTVLKLVETVHQNVHEALLMIHDEWLPLFKEKEEMEQALDLLLFAYRDMVAIKANQQATCTYPDMYQRFNEIALQKTYEKLSGQMQSVLHARANLNRNMNRTLLMEQLMLNLQEGYTFV, from the coding sequence ATGGGACGAACAGTAGAGGAGCTAACAAAACTACAGCCTGTAGTGATGAAGCAACTACAAACGATTGTTGAAAAAAATCGTTTGGCACATGCCTATATTTTTGAAGGTGAAAAGGGCACAGGTAAACGTGATGTCGTGTCGTTTTTTATGAAACTTCTCCTTTGTGAAAATTTGTCAAAAAATGTTCCATGTGAAACATGTCGAAATTGCAGACGAATTGATTCGGGAAATCATCCGAATATTAAGCAAGTTGAACCAGATGGCCAATTTATTAAAATTGATCAAGTTCGTGATTTAATGGGTGAAATGAAGATGACAGGCGTAGAAGAAGGTAAGAAAATTTACGTACTGCATCATGCGGACCGATTAAATGCGGCTTCAGCGAATATGCTGTTAAAATTTTTAGAAGAACCAGATGGTGAAGTAGTCGCAATTTTAGTAACGGAACAAATCCAGGCAATATTACCGACAATTCGTTCGCGTTGCCAGCATATTAAATTTTCAAAGGCACCCCGCGAAGCTCTTGTCGAAGCACTTATCGAACAAGGTGTGACAAATTCGATGGCAGCGACAGTGAGCATGGTGACGAATGATTTAGATACAGCGTTTGCACGCGTAAATGATGAGCAGTTTGTACAAGCGAGAAAAACAGTGTTAAAATTAGTAGAGACCGTTCATCAAAATGTTCATGAAGCATTATTAATGATTCATGATGAGTGGCTTCCATTGTTTAAAGAAAAGGAAGAGATGGAGCAAGCACTTGATTTGTTATTATTTGCTTACCGCGATATGGTAGCCATTAAAGCAAATCAACAGGCAACTTGCACATATCCTGATATGTATCAACGTTTTAATGAAATTGCATTGCAAAAGACATATGAAAAATTATCAGGTCAAATGCAATCGGTGTTACATGCGCGTGCTAATTTAAATCGCAATATGAATCGCACGTTATTGATGGAACAGCTAATGCTGAATCTTCAGGAGGGGTACACATTTGTATAA